In Penaeus chinensis breed Huanghai No. 1 chromosome 11, ASM1920278v2, whole genome shotgun sequence, a genomic segment contains:
- the LOC125030501 gene encoding elongation factor 1-beta'-like isoform X2: MGKAPAGKYSHALRWYNHISSFGAEKSKFPGVKKALSNQAPAPAAADDDDDDEVDLFGSDEEEEDEEAARVREERLAAYAAKKSAKPGPIAKSQVMLDCKPWDDETDMKEMENKIRTIVMDGLVWGASKLNPLAFGIMKLSILCTIEDAKVSVDDLIEKIQEFEDFVQSVDVAAFNKV, encoded by the exons ATGGGCAAGGCCCCAGCTGGAAAGTATTCACATGCTCTCAGGTGGTACAATCACATTAGCTCTTTTGGTGCTGAGAAGAGCAAGTTCCCTGGTGTAAAGAAGGCCCTTTCCAACCAGGCCCCAGCTCCTGCTGCTgccgatgatgacgacgatgatgaagttGATCTCTTTGGctcagatgaggaggaagag GATGAGGAAGCTGCccgtgtgagagaggagagactagcTGCCTATGCTGCCAAGAAGTCTGCTAAACCAGGTCCTATTGCCAAGTCACAGGTCATGTTGGACTGCAAACCTTGGGATGATGAGACTGacatgaaggagatggagaataaaATTCGTACAATCGTCATGGATGGTCTTGTTTGGGGAGCAA GTAAGCTCAACCCCCTGGCTTTTGGCATCATGAAGCTCAGTATCTTGTGCACGATAGAAGACGCTAAAGTTTCTGTTGATGACCTCATTGAGAAGATCCAGGAGTTCGAGGATTTCGTCCAGTCTGTTGATGTTGCGGCATTCAACAAGGTCTAA
- the LOC125030501 gene encoding elongation factor 1-beta-like isoform X1, giving the protein MPNFGDLKSDAGVKALNDYLGDKSYIEGFVPSQDDVAVFEAMGKAPAGKYSHALRWYNHISSFGAEKSKFPGVKKALSNQAPAPAAADDDDDDEVDLFGSDEEEEDEEAARVREERLAAYAAKKSAKPGPIAKSQVMLDCKPWDDETDMKEMENKIRTIVMDGLVWGASKLNPLAFGIMKLSILCTIEDAKVSVDDLIEKIQEFEDFVQSVDVAAFNKV; this is encoded by the exons CTAAATGATTATCTTGGGGACAAAAGTTACATCGAAGG GTTTGTCCCATCCCAGGATGATGTAGCAGTGTTTGAAGCTATGGGCAAGGCCCCAGCTGGAAAGTATTCACATGCTCTCAGGTGGTACAATCACATTAGCTCTTTTGGTGCTGAGAAGAGCAAGTTCCCTGGTGTAAAGAAGGCCCTTTCCAACCAGGCCCCAGCTCCTGCTGCTgccgatgatgacgacgatgatgaagttGATCTCTTTGGctcagatgaggaggaagag GATGAGGAAGCTGCccgtgtgagagaggagagactagcTGCCTATGCTGCCAAGAAGTCTGCTAAACCAGGTCCTATTGCCAAGTCACAGGTCATGTTGGACTGCAAACCTTGGGATGATGAGACTGacatgaaggagatggagaataaaATTCGTACAATCGTCATGGATGGTCTTGTTTGGGGAGCAA GTAAGCTCAACCCCCTGGCTTTTGGCATCATGAAGCTCAGTATCTTGTGCACGATAGAAGACGCTAAAGTTTCTGTTGATGACCTCATTGAGAAGATCCAGGAGTTCGAGGATTTCGTCCAGTCTGTTGATGTTGCGGCATTCAACAAGGTCTAA